In Pseudomonas fluorescens, a genomic segment contains:
- a CDS encoding chalcone isomerase family protein has product MRHVLICLLLMLTVPAQANEADRLTLANFPAHSPTLVLKNQTVLTYLWADVYAAALYAPANASAKQAWDQQQDLRLALYYFRDIDRNDVIKAATTTLTRQQPPDALARLKPEVDKLHGTFRDIRNGDRYALELHRGRGLSLEINGQVVFSSRNDELAKAYLGIWLAPNGLSDSVRNTLLN; this is encoded by the coding sequence TATTGTTGATGCTCACGGTCCCGGCCCAGGCCAATGAGGCAGATCGTCTCACCCTGGCAAACTTCCCCGCGCACTCCCCGACGCTGGTGCTGAAAAACCAGACGGTGCTGACGTATCTCTGGGCGGATGTCTACGCGGCCGCGCTGTATGCCCCGGCCAATGCAAGCGCCAAGCAGGCCTGGGACCAGCAACAGGACCTGCGCCTGGCGCTGTACTACTTCCGCGATATCGACCGCAACGATGTAATCAAGGCCGCCACGACCACCCTGACGCGCCAGCAGCCCCCAGACGCCCTCGCCCGCCTGAAGCCTGAGGTGGACAAGCTGCACGGCACCTTCCGCGATATCCGCAACGGTGACCGTTACGCGCTGGAGCTGCATCGAGGGCGTGGCTTGAGCCTGGAGATCAACGGCCAGGTGGTGTTCAGCAGTCGCAATGACGAGTTGGCCAAGGCTTACCTGGGCATATGGCTCGCACCAAACGGCCTGTCCGACAGTGTGCGCAACACCCTTCTCAATTGA
- a CDS encoding MFS transporter: MATTTGKGKAIFRVVSGNFLEMFDFMVYGFYATAIAKTFFPTDSAFASLMLSLATFGAGFLMRPLGAIFLGAYIDRHGRKKGLVITLALMAAGTILIACVPGYATLGVAAPLVVLLGRLLQGFSAGVELGGVSVYLAEIATPGRKGFFVSWQSASQQAAVVFAGLLGVGLNHWLSPEQMGDWGWRVPFLIGCLIVPVIFVIRRSLEETPEFQARKHRPTLQEIVRSIGQNFGIVIAGMALVVMTTVSFYLITAYTPTFGKAELHLSDFDALLVTVCVGISNFIWLPVMGAVSDKIGRKPLLLAATILAILTAYPALSWLVANPSFSHLLIVLLWLSFLYGSYNGAMVVALTEIMPIEVRTTGFSLAYSLATATFGGFTPAACTYLIHVLDNKAAPGIWLSGAAVLGLIATLVLFKGNRHELRTAQASVAGGA, translated from the coding sequence ATGGCCACGACCACGGGCAAAGGCAAAGCGATCTTTCGCGTTGTCAGCGGTAACTTCCTTGAAATGTTCGACTTCATGGTCTACGGCTTCTACGCCACGGCCATCGCCAAGACCTTCTTCCCCACCGACAGCGCCTTCGCCTCGCTGATGCTGTCCCTGGCCACCTTCGGCGCCGGCTTCCTGATGCGCCCGTTGGGCGCCATCTTCCTCGGCGCCTACATCGACCGCCACGGCCGCAAGAAAGGCCTGGTGATCACCCTGGCGCTGATGGCCGCCGGTACCATCCTGATTGCCTGCGTCCCCGGGTATGCCACCCTGGGCGTCGCCGCACCCTTGGTGGTGTTGCTGGGCCGACTGCTGCAAGGTTTCTCGGCGGGTGTCGAGCTCGGCGGTGTGTCGGTGTACCTGGCGGAAATCGCCACGCCCGGCCGCAAGGGCTTTTTCGTCAGTTGGCAGTCCGCGAGCCAACAAGCGGCGGTGGTCTTCGCCGGCCTGTTGGGCGTCGGCCTGAACCACTGGCTCAGCCCGGAACAAATGGGTGACTGGGGCTGGCGCGTACCGTTCCTGATCGGCTGCCTGATTGTGCCGGTGATCTTTGTGATCCGCCGCTCGCTGGAAGAAACCCCGGAATTCCAGGCGCGTAAACACCGCCCGACCCTGCAGGAAATTGTGCGCTCGATTGGTCAGAACTTCGGCATCGTCATCGCCGGCATGGCGCTGGTGGTGATGACCACCGTGTCGTTTTACCTGATCACCGCCTACACCCCGACCTTCGGCAAGGCCGAACTGCACCTGTCAGACTTCGATGCATTGCTGGTGACGGTGTGCGTGGGCATCTCCAACTTTATCTGGCTGCCGGTGATGGGCGCGGTGTCCGACAAGATCGGGCGCAAACCGCTGCTGCTGGCGGCGACCATCCTGGCCATCCTCACGGCTTATCCAGCGCTGTCGTGGCTGGTGGCCAACCCGAGCTTCAGCCATCTGCTGATTGTGCTGCTGTGGTTGTCGTTCCTGTATGGCTCGTACAACGGCGCCATGGTGGTGGCGCTGACCGAGATCATGCCGATCGAGGTGCGCACCACCGGATTCTCCCTGGCCTACAGCCTGGCAACGGCCACCTTTGGTGGGTTTACGCCGGCAGCCTGCACTTACTTGATCCACGTGCTGGATAACAAGGCGGCGCCGGGGATCTGGCTGAGTGGCGCGGCAGTGCTGGGGTTGATTGCGACCCTGGTGCTGTTCAAGGGCAATCGGCATGAACTGCGCACGGCGCAGGCTTCGGTGGCTGGCGGCGCCTGA